AGTCACGTGATTTTTGGTTGGACTTGCCACCTGACTTAACAAATCACGTGgtgacattttttaaattatttcaaaCTTTTGCAAGTCGTTCCCGTTTTATCCGACTTAACAAGTATCactaaatacaaaaaaaaaattaaaaaaaaggagTGGCAATTTTGAAATTATGTCGACCTTTCTTAAGTCATTTTGTTGATGTCCCTGTAAGTTTAGCTCAGTTAGTTAGTatggacatcgcactatatgtgcaggaaaccaggttcgaacccgggacactccacttattcacctatAAGGTGGATTTTCTGGTCACTaggaaaaaaaagtcattttttcCGATTACCTGACCTAATagagttttttatttaaaaaaagaaaatattatgtttttattttgtactaAGCCATCAGAGATTCAGAAGGGTTTCGGTCTCAACCTGCTTCTCCTCTACGACCCAATCTCGTTGCCAAGTCCAACAGATCGGCAATGCCGTAAAGGTGCATGTTTTTTCAACTTTTTCCCAATTCTCGTTTCAGAGAAATTGATTATCTATTCCCTATTCTCTTTTATGTGTATTCTCCTTGTTAAATCCTTTTGATTACCTTAGGGTCATTGGGGCAACATATAACCATCTCAAAATTTATTGAACATATGGAGAAAACATTTAATCATCTCAAATTTTATTGGACTTTAAGGGTCATTGAGGTAACAGATAAATATTTCGTATTTAGAGGCCATCGAATAAAAAGTCatcaaaatatcaatcaattgtATATGATTCATGTAAAACAAGTAACTTCTATAGCATCTATTAGTCAAAAAGGAACTACGGGGAAGAAACAAAGAACTACAAGGAACTTctatagttttaattttaattttaatgtctTGAATCGGTTAGAATTTTGTAATGAATTTTGTACATGTCGTCCGAATACGACCAATATGAGTTTGTAGTGTACTTTGTCGTAAACCTCATTTTAACAAATACTATTTTGGCTTGGATAGGGAAATACCTTATTGAATGGAAGTTGATTTTGTATTTTTGGAGAATATGTTTGTAGTGAAATATAACTTGATTGTCAAGTATTAGTCattattgattcaaaaaaagaaaagtattagtcattatgttttttttgtttataatcaaaaatttattataagggagtacaaaggggtactcaaacccttacaacaaaAAGCACTAAACTAAGTGCTCAGAATATTAGTCATTATGTTAATGTACACCTGCGCTGTCTGGATTAATAAGTGATCAAATTAAGAATAATGAAATTTGTGTGTGATGATTTTGTTGAGTGAACAATTTGTGAGAACTTTTTATAGTATATTATCAGTCACAATTAATTACACAATTGATCATGTGCATATTCTAGACTAGAGATGTAAGGTAACATCTCCAAAATCCAAATTCTTAGTGTTCCTTAATACTAATGCAGTAATGCTCTCTTCAGGGCTGGCTTATATATAATTGATGATAAGTCAATTTTGTTTTATGAGGGAAAACTTTCTAAACATTACTCTTAACTCTCTACTAATTTTTTCTATGAAAAACAGGTCTAGGCAGAAAGATAAATAATCTACAAATATGTGAATTAGTATCCCAaagaatggtattttttttatcaagtaatcTAATCGCTAGAAATTTCACACttgagatgaataagtggggcgaccggggttcgaacctcggccaccaacatatataatgcaatatcccTGCAACTAAGCTAAACTCACGGGACCCGAAGAACGTATTTGTTGTTTTGTAATTGTTCAAACCTAGTTTAAAAAGTTAGTTTCATTTCAAGttagttggttgtaactaactgGTTAGTTAGTAATTGGTTAGTAATTGGTTACTTGTTTATCAAGTTAACCACCTATCTTTTGTTTTCTATAAGTAGGAGTTAGAACAAAGTGTGTAAATAACTTTTTCTCATATATATTCTCTAATCAATAaaatctcttttcttttcttcctaaatcgtcttcctcttcttcaataACACAAAGTGTGTATGCTTGTTCTCCAACAGTATTTTGTTCTTTTAGTTTCATTGTTAATTGAGAAAGGTTGAGAATGTTTACTTGTGTTTGATGcagaagaaattttttattttctactttgaGCAAAGCTCAAAAATATGCAAAAGCTCTTACGTATATTGATTATATATCTCTATCTTTCGTAGTCCATCTTCTAAGAAATTTATTCTTTGCTCAAAAAGTAATTATAGTTTGATCCTCAATTTGTCACCAATTGTATAAcgtcaaaacaaaaatttatctactaatcgttagttggttaagtggtgattgacgctgaacttggtaggaagaaTCACGGTTCGACCCCTCCCAATTACGATAGAGAGGAGAccgaaaccacttgatgtcaaaactgactCCCGAATTgtggtgaaaataaaataaaataaaataaaaaacaaaaatttatctatttagTTTGAATATGAAAATGATGCAAGCAAGTATGGAGAATTTTAATTTAGtacttgtaaaataatttttttcctgctttagtccttataaatatatagtgtTTTGCTTTTTGTCCttgatattttatcttattCCTCTCAGAATAGgttcatattaaaatttgtctttctaatatttgattttagtgCTTACTTGGACCGATTttaatatgaataaattttataaggaccaaaacaaaacaacgagACCAAAAgtaaaatgttatatatttataaggactaaaataaataaaaattctatatttgcatatatcattttcatatttaaaccttttatttttatcaaaataatgttatataaactagaattaaatatatttttagttcttACAAAATCATCCGCTTTTAAGTTTAGTCCCTCAAAAAGATTCATTCTATGACGACTCCGTCGCCAGTGGTCCTCTACAATGATCTGATCGGCGAGATACTTTCCTTTGTTCCCGTTAAATCTCTTGTACGATTCAAATGTGTGAATGATTCTTGGAAAACCCTAATCTCTGATCCCACTTTCATCAATTTGCACCTCAAGAAATCAGCAACACGGAATCCTCTCCTCATTACATTAatcacttacaataccccggtAAATCCCTTCGAACATGATGATCATCATCACCATTATTACAGTGTTTTTCCATACCCTATACGTAGTTTACTCGACAACCCCTCTTTCACAGTTGTTTACAATCCTTACTATCATGTTAACCACAAAGGATGTCTTCATATAGTTGGTTCCTGCAATGGTTTGATTCTTTTGGTTGATAAGATTTTCACTCTTGAGTCCGTGTTATGTTGAAAGCTTAGTTCCCACTTTTTGAAAGTAAGTTTCTCTCCCATGATTTCCTTGTTTGAATTTATGTTCATTTGTATATGTTGTTTTCATCATAATCGATTGTGTGAATATTCTTTTTAATGATTGCTTAGTAAACtcttcttatatatattataattataataattacatatgaacaaAAGGTAGACGGATAACAAGCTGCGCCgccaaatttttttggatagcaaaacccaatttttgaaaaactacattTATCGACCTAGGCGACACAACATTACTATATGAGCATGTTGGGATAGCTGGTTAGTATATAACTATATGATCATTGTGGACAAATTTTTTATTGTCTTGTTTGACGTGAACGCGATAGTTTAATGTTTAAAGATAGgaaaacacaattttttctGCTGCTATTGATCGACTTCCCATTAAAAAGAGAGTAATGGAGTGATTGAGACGGAAAAATGGATTCTAGGAACGAACCGATAAAACCGAAGTCTCAAAAGTATGGATTCTAACGACTTAGAATAGAATCTGGTACAAAAAACAGATTATGTAAGCATAGTATTGAATGGGAGTTTTTGAGAGAAtatatttgttcaaattttgatttataATCAAATGAAGCACGAGGTCTAGTTAAATACAACCCCCCAAAGCTAAAAAGGTGAAATGACATACgataaaaaatagtatttaaaataaactaataaatTACTTATTTCCTGTGACAATATACACTTCCCTTCAAACATCGTTGTCCTTAAGGATAAACAATTACAAGTGCCATTTTTAAGTGGTAGAGTCTTCCATTTGAGaggattgttggaacatgaaCACTCTATCTATTGACACTAACTGTAATTGCAAGCAAGATATAGTTGAAATTGCAATTTAGGTTCCTTCTAGCCTTGTAATTCATTGTTTTCTGGCGCTCCCTTGGGCCAAAGTCAGATACAGTGACCTTGCAATATCTAAACTTAGCAGTAGCATATTCAAGAGCAGAATTTTCAGTGTATATTGGAAAGGACTTTAGTGGTAGCAACTTTCCTCAAAGTATCATTTTCCTAGGCAAAATAGCCACGTTTTCAACTTGAGTACACATGCTAATTCTGAAGCCTTGGAGCACATCTGATGAGATTATAGATATAGTTAATTCATTATTGATTTATAATACGACTGCATAAAAGATGATAGgtctaatattatatttttcttttgaaaaattaacTACTATGCATTTTACTGAATTCATTATTAGTGAATTCTCATCAATATGCATTTTACTGACTACTGAGTTTTGAATTTGccattttgttgttgttgaagtacAATCGAAGTGCTTACAAGATATTTGTTCCCTCGGCCTAAACTTGGCTCTAGGcatgataattatttttctgAGGTTTCTATCTATATtataatttcaatattattaataGTGTTTGATTGAGATACTTATTATTTGGACAAAATAAGTTTTGAAGAGCTTTATTTTGTCCTGGTATGGTTGCTTCTATTTCTGATTGAGAACAATATAGACACGGTCTTGTATGCTATAAACATATCACATATGTCAAGCAAGACTTGTAAACTTTCACATTCCTCAAGATTGAAGAATAATAGAAACAAAACTGTTTTGCTTTTGCAGAATATATGAAACAAAGGAAATTGCAGCCTATAAACACATCACATATGTCACAATCAAATTTGAGAAATTTTCTTGTGTCACCCTATCAATTTTGTCGCGTGCCACCTTTCCTGTTTTACTTTtctgctatttaagtagcggacattgtaagaatgaatttttttttagaaattttgtCAATGTCGTCCGCTACATAAGTAGCGGATTAGTCGGTGGTCAAGTCTCTTGCATCAGTCAAAGGTCTGACAAGTGACCAATTTGTGCGACCAAAATGGCCATAAATAGACCCCTTCATATTTTTTAGGTCTCACACCTCTCTTTCtattattctattttattttattttattttttaataatgttagtttgtttagtttttgtcATTTCGTGTGTAAATGACCGCTTAGTCCTTCGTCGGCTAATCATACCGCACCTATCGGTGTTGTTTAGTCACTATAGTTGGGTGCATTATGTTAATCGACGAGAGACTTTTTGTGTCCTAATTGGATACGATATGATTAGCCAAAGAATTCAATGGTAATTCATTGAAATATGGTGGTTGGTCCAATGTTGTCGGTACGACCGAAGCCAAAACATGTCGATCCTGTTAAACTTTTTGGTCCATGCTTGAAGATGGATCTAGGTATGTGGGAGTTTCGCGTCCCTGTTGAAACAGTCAATCTCTGCAAATCAATTTTGTGAGGCGCACAATTTCCGCAAATCTTCGAGGAGCTGCCTTCAAGCAACCTAGTTAACGACTTTTTGGTTTATTTGGTAAGGGTGTAATAATAGAGTTTTTAACCACAAAATGATTTATAATAGATTGATTTATCATATCAAATTCAACATGTGGTGGTGGCTAAAAGCTAgaaaaaaagattttgttatGACTTAAATTTTTAGTTGTCCAACCCAAAAGCTTTTATAGGGATTGCGACGGGTTGATTTTCATTCTTGATTCTTGTTTGTgtctattttaattaatattaatatatttctttgacttcttaaaaaaaatataattataatttattcaaaaatatacacatgacaataactttaataaaaacaagtttattaatttttcataaacATGCACAATaattcacttatattttatgaatattttataataaatttctaaataatttattctaaataatttttttataattctaaATTAACTTTCTAACCTTAGTATAATAACCTTAGCATAATATCGAAGTTAAATATCaagaaaaaatcaatgaatttgtgaattaacaaataatttttttcgaGACGAttaataattgataaatattaaaaacaaataataaataattgtcACCGATACAcatttatcatttatattttaacattattttataacaattttttaaatacttattctaaataaatttctatcctaatataataataaatttaagggtcatgctaacagGTGTCCCAagacactggttaaggaaatcaaaaaaatgaaattttaaaattaaaaataacacttcaatatgatattactatatttggttcatTAAACAGTGCCCCGAAGACActctttagcattttccaaaatttaaatattaaacagAAATCAATGGAGCGGTACAAACGTATTATTACAGtcaaataactttattattataaattatatataaaaaaagtcaaataactttgcatgtagccAAAATAAAAAGTCAAATAATGGTTAGTGTAAAGATATAAATATATcaactaaattaaatttaaatatgcaAACtcccttttttaaaaaagaaaagtaagagaaaagcaaattagtaattttgaaaacaaaatccTCCATTTGTAAGCGCTTCCCAAAAACCGGCGAGCTCGTCATAAAGCGAAGCCATAACTGTAACTGAAGAACTCACTGGAAAACCACAACAGACCGAGATCTAATCCTGTGCGGCAATGCCTCACCGTAACAACGCTACGCCTCTTCCCTTAATCGTCACCCTAAACTGCATCGAAGATTGTTCCCTCGAACTCGATTCCCTTTCCGGCGTCGCCGCCGTTGAACACATTCCTCTCAGCCGTCTCTCCGATGGCAAGATCGAATCCGCAGCTGCCGTTCTCCTTCATTCACTCGCCTATCTCCCACGCGCAGCTCAGCGCCGTCTCCGCTCTTACCACCTCATTCTTTGCCTTGGCTCTGCCGACCGTACCGTCGACTCCTCTCTCGCCGCTGACCTCGGTCTCCGTCTCGTCCATGTAGATACCTCCCGTGCTGAGGAGATAGCCGATACTGTGATGGCGTTATTCCTTGGTCTCCTCCGCCGTACTCATCTGCTCTCTCGCCATGCGCTATCTGCCTCTGGTTGGCTTGGCTCCGTCCAGCCGCTTTGCCGCGGAATGCGGAGATGTCGTGGCCTTGTCCTCGGGATCGTTGGTAGATCTGCTTCTGCTAGAGCTTTGGCTACTCGCAGTTTGGCTTTCAAAATGAGCGTTCTCTATTTCGATGTTCACTCGGTAATTTCTTCATCAATcagttatttgttttttcttctattgTTAATTGAActagttgaccaatttttatgttaattggtGTTTACCTGTTTTGATTTCGTGATTAACTTGTGTGATTAGATGGTATAATCTTCTTTCCGTTGATGATATTCATTTTTGGCTTAGTATTAGTATTGTGATTGCATTTCGTTCATGATTCAGGGAGGGGGATTATcttttttgttgaagaaaattgaattGTAATTTGTTTTTTCCAAGTTCATGATTTACTTGCTAATTTTGAGAAATGCTGATTTGTTGATGTGAATAAGAATGAGATATTGTGTGTTTCTGACATGAGCTAATTGCTTCTAGTAATTGTGAAATGTTATCTTTGTTTTCACACTTCCACGTGCCTTACTATTTCTGTTGTTCTAATATTAATGTATATGCTATGTATCAATGTTGTTAAATAGCAGCTATACTGGTGCTATACTGCTACAGCGTTGTGAAATTTGGACAAACCGCTATTGTTCCGTATATGCcatttagtacaaaatgttgtGAAATAGCGGCTCTAGTGGCACTATACTGCTATAGTACTATTgcatagtggaatttgaacTGCTATTTTCGCAATCCATAATTGACAACACTGCTATGTACCTATACTTGTATATACGATGCTATCAATTGACCATCAATAGGTTGATTTAGTGAGGGGGTTAATGTAGATAAGGCTGTGTTGATGTTCTCTTCCATTTCTAATTGTGTCTCTTATAATCTGTTCTTTGACTTGCATTTGTTTCCTTGGAATGCTGTAAATAATTACTCCATTTGGTCTTATGTTAATTGTCTTGtttggaatatttttttctcaaattatttatcttttcaGAGTACGATTAAATTATTGGTTTCAATTAttggtttcttttttttcttctagtaATACCCTTATTTTTTGTACCTAGACCAActctattaattattatatttttctaccTAGCTACTTCACTTACTACTACGGGTATTTAGTCTAGGAAGCTCATTTAATCATGAGAATTCATACATTCAATGATTTTCTTAAGAAGTCTCCATAACCTTAAACGGCAATTAATATGAGGTTGTAAGAATTTATCATGACTTGAACTGGGGACTTCTAGCTAAATCCCGTGCAGGCCAAATGCTAACCTGAACAGATCACTGGATTCTATGATTTTAGCTAAATTTGTCTTACAATCTTGCACAAACAGGGACAAGCAAAAATGAACTTCCCTCCTGCAGCACGAAAAATGGATACTCTTAATGATTTACTTGCTGCAAGTGACCTTATATCACTCCATTGTGCTCTAACAAATGAGACAATGCAGATTATTAGTGCGGAATGTCTTCAACATGTAAAGCCTGGTATggacttatttatattttggagaTTTTCCTTTGTTCTGTTGGATATTGTGGTTTGAATTCAATTCATGaatttattgttttaaatttttaataggTGCTTTTCTTGTAAATACTGGTAGTAGTCAGCTTTTGGATGATTGTGCTTTAAAGCAGCTTTTGATTGATGGAACGATAGCTGGATGTGCTTTGGATGGCGCAGAAGGGCCGCAATGGATGGAAGCATGGGTAATGTAAATTTAGGTTTTGAATATGTAGGCATTCACAAAACATTACATGAACAAACTTTGCACTATTTTTCCGAAAATGTTGTTCTTGTTCCTTTCCTTATAGAATAGAATGTTTCAAAGTACGTTCGACATTCATCAAAAGAACAAAACTATTCTCTAGGATCACTAACTAGCATCTAGatcatttaatttttcactGCGGTGATAACCAATTTTATGCCAGCACATGCATGCAGTTGTTGGGCATGCATCCTTCTATGGCAGGTTACAGTGTTGGTATAAGCACACTGAACAATAAGAAATGGCACCCTGTCCCACcttgaaaaaatttaaagaaaaaaatgattatttaaataaggaaaatgttaaatagtgcccccggggcactagttaaggataccaaATATGGTATCATAACCTTGGAATTTGTGTAgtcaatatatttataatatgaataatgttattttcaatgcaaaagttactttttttggttccttaactagtgtcggggcactagttagcatgaccctttaaataATGATCGTGGTCTAGGACGGATGTTGCTGGTACACCAAAAACAAGACCTGGTACAAATTGATTTTGGAATGGAAAATGATAATCAGGATGGAAGTTTGTTTCTTTAAAAAGTTATACGAACTTTCATGTCACTGTTacatttaaatttgtattttttttttttttgtttataaccctctggttcctaggggaaaggggccttagtagtccagagttcggccgcgaggtaagtaaagcctggccaagaaattgtttcacccaggaatcgaacccgggttctcccgaaatccgtcctttttggtgaagctcatttACCTATTCAGTATTCATGTATATGGTAATCCAGTAATCCTAACCATTCATTAAAGCAAGGATGGAGAACCAACATGTGGTTGGTCCAAGTGATAAGAGATTTGGACACTTTAAGCAAGTGGCCATGGGTTCGAACCCAATTCTCTCAAAAGTTTAAAAGCTCTAAAAGAATATTGCATCATCGAAGGACTTTTAAGCTTAAATAGACAAgcccttaataaaaataatgacattAACATACTTCACTGTATTTCTGTTCAGGTTAAGGAGATGCCTAATGTGTTGATACTTCCACGAAGTGCCGATTACAGTGAAGAGGTTTGGATGGAGATAAGGGAGAAAGCTATATCTATATTGCAAACATTCTTCATTGATGGAGTTATTCCAAAGAATGCCTTGTCTGATGCAGAAGAGAGTGAGGTGGATGATGAAAATGAACAATCTGATCAACAATACAAACAAAATGCTCTACAAATTATTGTTAGAGAGCAATTAGATGATGCTTACTCAAATCCTGAAAGCTCCCAAAAGAAAGTAGGTGAAGTCAAAGAGTCTTCATCCCAGCATCAGGTTTCAAGTTTGACTCTGAGTACATCTGCTCGTTCTGAAGGAAGGCGCAGCAGATCAAGTAAAAAGGCCAAAAAGAGGCATATCCGTCAAAAGTCTCAACAAAAATCAGATCCTTCCGCACCGGAGAAAGAAGGCACGTCTCATAGAGATGATACCGCTATGAGTGGCACTGATCAAGCTTTGAGCTCCAGCTCTGAAGACTCAAGAAGTAGAAAAACTCCGGTAGAATCTTTACAAGAACCTATTTCCAATCAAGCTCTAAAATCAAGCGCAAGGCTCAGTGAAAAATGTACTGAACTTTTGAAAGATGGATGTATTATAGCTCTGCATGCAACAGACCGTGCTGCGCTTTATGTCTCAAGGCAAAGAGTTAAAGGCGGAGGTTGGATCCTAGATTCCATGCCAGATGTGTCAAAAAGAGATCCTGCTGCACAGTTCCTTATCATCTTCAGAAATAAGGTTTGTTTGAAAGCTCTTTACACTCACTAATCCAAGGAGCTTGTGTCCAGCATATGTTTCGTTAAGTATTGTAATCATGTAAAAGGTGTCTTGAttttcaactcacttttaatgCATTTGCTTCAGGACACAATTGGCTTGCGATCTATTGCTGCTGGTGGAAAATTATTACAGGTAATTGCATTATAATGTTCGGAGTTTCTGAATTTTATCATAGACTGCCCTTAGGATTAACTATGTTGTGTTCCGATTCTCTAGTATATGCTACCATGTTTGAGTAGTATATTTTAGATGAAAGCCAAGATTTGGATACAACGCTCCCTCTAATTACATTGCTAATACAGTTGATGCCTTCAATAAACATCTTTTGCAGATCAATAGAAGAATGGAGTTTGTATTTGCTAGTCACAGTTTTGATGTTTGGGAGAATTGGACATTGGAAGGTTCCATAGATGAATGGAGACTGGTGAATTGTAGAAATCCGTCGGTAAGTTCTATTCCTCATCCTTATAAATTTATAGTTCTGTTATGACCCATATAACATATTTGATACGTACACCTTTTCTATTCCTTATCCTTATAAATTTATAGTTCTGTTATGATCCATATTTGATACGTACACCTTTGACTATTTTGCTAATATTATAGCTGGTTGCATATATGATATCGTGTCTTTCCGAAGTGAGATTTGCGTGTGTTGGATTAAATAGTGATGCTTTTACTGATTGATCTTGTTTCTTCACCTCTCCTTTCGGTTATCTCTtgtttatgtatatatatgatatatcatgATGCTTTAGTTTATTGAAAATCTAGATTTTCCTATGAACATTGAAAGAATGCCCTGAACCTGAACATTGCACTATGCCTATTGGGATTGGTTTTTTCATTATT
This genomic interval from Trifolium pratense cultivar HEN17-A07 linkage group LG6, ARS_RC_1.1, whole genome shotgun sequence contains the following:
- the LOC123890641 gene encoding C-terminal binding protein AN-like, yielding MPHRNNATPLPLIVTLNCIEDCSLELDSLSGVAAVEHIPLSRLSDGKIESAAAVLLHSLAYLPRAAQRRLRSYHLILCLGSADRTVDSSLAADLGLRLVHVDTSRAEEIADTVMALFLGLLRRTHLLSRHALSASGWLGSVQPLCRGMRRCRGLVLGIVGRSASARALATRSLAFKMSVLYFDVHSGQAKMNFPPAARKMDTLNDLLAASDLISLHCALTNETMQIISAECLQHVKPGAFLVNTGSSQLLDDCALKQLLIDGTIAGCALDGAEGPQWMEAWVKEMPNVLILPRSADYSEEVWMEIREKAISILQTFFIDGVIPKNALSDAEESEVDDENEQSDQQYKQNALQIIVREQLDDAYSNPESSQKKVGEVKESSSQHQVSSLTLSTSARSEGRRSRSSKKAKKRHIRQKSQQKSDPSAPEKEGTSHRDDTAMSGTDQALSSSSEDSRSRKTPVESLQEPISNQALKSSARLSEKCTELLKDGCIIALHATDRAALYVSRQRVKGGGWILDSMPDVSKRDPAAQFLIIFRNKDTIGLRSIAAGGKLLQINRRMEFVFASHSFDVWENWTLEGSIDEWRLVNCRNPSAVLDHVYIEILAASDEDGITRWLENF